A section of the Rhizomicrobium sp. genome encodes:
- a CDS encoding methyltransferase domain-containing protein → MERPADYSARVQAKYNAVADIYSDEDRWHAYMLTRVKRAIERFSALLNNPDVVIDIGSGGIRQNVSCSRYIQVDFAFDRLVGQPLAVCADAHKLPLADGCADAVICVGAVASYCSLVELVIEMARVAAHGAPMLLHVELSNTFELLFSPKYRSDAAFVSTFYKGDEQLWMYSRKNVLRTLKAAGFEIVASDYSHIASALAYKITRNSNFSAKFSWLDRPLTLIPGIGEFADNGFFFCRKSA, encoded by the coding sequence ATGGAGAGACCGGCCGACTACTCGGCTCGCGTACAGGCGAAATACAATGCGGTCGCCGACATCTATTCGGACGAAGATCGGTGGCATGCGTATATGCTCACGCGCGTCAAACGCGCCATCGAAAGATTTTCGGCGCTGCTAAACAATCCCGATGTCGTCATCGACATAGGATCTGGTGGAATTCGCCAGAATGTTTCGTGTTCGAGATATATCCAAGTCGATTTCGCCTTCGATCGCTTGGTCGGACAGCCTTTGGCCGTGTGCGCAGATGCGCACAAATTGCCGCTCGCCGACGGATGCGCCGACGCCGTAATCTGTGTTGGTGCGGTAGCAAGCTATTGCTCGCTTGTCGAACTGGTAATTGAGATGGCGCGCGTGGCGGCCCACGGCGCTCCGATGTTGTTGCATGTGGAGCTCTCCAATACATTCGAGCTGTTGTTCAGCCCGAAGTACCGGTCCGATGCGGCATTCGTAAGCACCTTCTACAAGGGCGACGAACAACTCTGGATGTATAGCCGCAAGAATGTTTTGCGGACTCTTAAGGCGGCTGGATTCGAGATTGTGGCATCCGACTACTCCCACATCGCATCCGCCCTGGCGTACAAAATCACAAGGAACTCGAATTTCTCAGCAAAGTTTAGCTGGCTGGATCGTCCTTTGACTTTGATACCAGGGATCGGCGAGTTTGCCGATAATGGATTCTTTTTTTGCCGGAAGTCGGCTTGA